GCAGGACTTAAGCCTCGACCTGCAAGTGGGCATCATTAGACCCTTCCTCCTGCTCTGTGCGTGATGCTTTTAATGTATAATTGCCATATTTAGTATGAAAACTTGCCACAACCCTTACTGTGGTGGTACCATGTAATGCCATGGTGATTACTATAAATTTATGGGCGTAAAGTTACCAGTGTCTATATGCATGGTACTTTTTGTATAACGAAGAATATCAATGATGAGCAAcctgttattaaaataaataaataaataaagtttacaaCGGTCATCGCCAccaccagcaataataataataaatagaaaattcagaattatatcatttataattgaatttaaacaaacaaaaataaataaataaataattgtccAGATATGTTTATAACTAACtccaatttaataaaaaatatattgtctaATATGTCTAATAAATGCATGGCACTTTTTGTATAACGAAGCATGTCAATGATGCACaacctttaattaaaaaacaacagcaacacaaAAAAGTTAACCATGCTCACGACCtccaccaataataataataataataataataataataataataataaatagaaaattcagaattatataatttataattgaatttaaaccaaaaaataactaaataaatacataaataattgtCTATGTTTATAACTAActccaatttaaaaaaactaataaatgcaTGGTACTTTTTGTATAACGAAGCATATCAATGATGCACaacctttaattaaaaaacaacagcaacacaaAAAAGTTAACCATGCTCACGACCAccaccaaataataataataataataataataataataataataataataataataataataaatagaaaattcagaattatataatttataattgaatttaaaccaataaataaataaataaataaataaataattgtccAGATATGTTTATAACTAActcaaatttaataaaaaatatattgtctaATATGTCTAATAAATGCATGGTAGTTTTTGTATAATGAAGCATATCAATGATGCACAACCTttaatcaaaaaacaacaacagcaataaaaaaGTTAACCATGCTCATGACCaccaccaataataataataataataaatagaaaattcagaattatataatttattattaaatataaaaacaaaacaaatttccaGATATGTTTAAGACTAATtccaatttaataaaaatatcttatttaaaacatttattattattattatttacaacatttaatTGAAAGCTTGGTTACCACAACATATTGAGTATTAATCCTACCTGTTATATTTAACTAATTATGTGATTTTCAGCTTCACAGGATGCTGCCCATGATATAGACACATTGAAGAAATTAAaggtaatgtaatgtttatttttaattattttatatatatatataatttttattttttatattatttaatttatttgactttctcataaacatttatataaaataagcaggccaatttatataatattaaaaataataatatatatttctctGCTGTTGTGTTTTAGGTGACTCATGTGCTGAATGTGGCGTATGGGGTTGAGAACGCATTCCCTGATCTTTTCACGTATAAGACAGTTACCATGTTAGATCTTCCAGAGACAGACATCACCTCATATTTCCCTGAATGTTTCCAGTTCATAAATGAAGCCAGTCAGCAGGTGTGTATGTGGACTTCAAACAAACATCCAGagatgtgtgcgtgtgtgtgcgtgtaacCTGTTTCTTGCGTGTTCCTCAGGATGGAGTGGTGCTGGTCCACTGTAACGCTGGCGTTTCTCGCTCTGCTTCTGTTGTCATCGGGTTCCTCATGTGCCAGGAGAAGATGTCATTCGATGAAGCCTTCAGCGCTGTGAAAGCCGCCAGGCCTTACATTCAACCAAACCCAGGCTTTATGAATCAGCTGAAGAAATATAATCCATGATGCCACACAAAGACTGATTTTGTAAACCGGAATGTtctgtttttagcatttaaatgtTGCTCGAGTACTGCATATGTAAGATTTCACACAGCACCTGATGAGTTAATGAGCTGAAATGAAACAGGTGTGTTAGATATGTTAAACATCTTACGTCTGTGGTGTTTGGGgaccccaggaccaggattgaggaGCTGTTTTAGTGccaacatcttttttttttcatatgtaaattttattacatatttttatgaatgtttaCGTGTACACTtgttccaaaaataaaacattttgaactcTTGCTGATTTATTAACAGTCTTTGTGgaggacttttattttaaaatccgTCATGACGGGAAACCGTTCAACCGAGCAGAGTCGACACACACGTCACAACACAGTAACTGAGGAgactttaacaaaacaaataaatgaatgatatATGCACGTTTTATGGATTTTTGATGATATTTCACAGGTTTGTATAGAAGCATGTCGTGTGAGGGGTCTGTCCAGAAACAAGTGCTCTCAATAATGGACAGTTTAGTCACATCCATAGTGACAGAAATTTGTCAACTCGATTTTTTTCAGTCAAAGCGTCAAAATGGAAATGCAGACACCGATATTAAAATGGTAAGTTAGTTcaaatatataatcatttatttttaacgttTGTAAAGATGTTACGCTTTCACTCAGATGTTAACTTTCACTCAAATTACCCTAGTAAGCATGGTTACTGGCAAAATGTACCataattaagttattttattactgtaaaattcTAATACACTAAAATGTGATTTCATTCGCTTGAGTTACTTAATTGTACgtgttgtttttataataattcttTAGTTCGATGATTGTTGGTTAATATCAAACTACAtcagttaatgtttaaacacccagaaaagataaaaaaagataaCTGCTAATAATTTACAGTGGATCTGGAAAAAagataatactaaataaataaataaataaataaaataaaacttttcaaCTATGCACATGTTAAAGAAACCTTAATGGGTATTTAAACTTTGTAATTTATaggtatttaaacttttttattaaatgttggAGCTTTGATCCTCAACATTACATGTGTAGAAACGTAATAAAGTTAACCTGTTGTATGCACCAGttacaataccagtcaaaagtttttgaacataaagatttgtaatgtcttttctgctctccaagcctgcatttctttgatcaaatgtacagcaaaaacattgacattaaaaaaaaaaaaaaaaaaaaaaaaaaaaaaattaaaataactgctttctatgtaaatatatgttaaaatctaatttattcctgtgatttttaaagcttattttttagcatcattactccagtcacatgatcctttagaaatcattctaaaatttttatttgctgctcaaaaaacatttactattattattatgctgaaaacagctgagtataatttttttttcacattttttaatgaatagtcAAAGGCTGTTAAAAGTTAAGAAAACCAGGGTTCATTCattatcaatttaaaacattgtaaatgtatttttcatcatttttgatcaatttaaagcatccttgctaaataaacatatttatttctgtaacttctctaatttctatattttttccgactccaagcttttgaatggtatagtgtataatgttacaaaagttttttgtttcagataattgtttatctttgtatctttctattcatcaaataatgtactcaacagttttaaatactgataataataataataataataataatacatgtttcttgaacaacaaatcatcattttagagtgatttctgaaggttcatgtgacactgaagactgatgctgaaaattcagctttgatcacaggagtaaaatacattttaaaatattttcacaatactactgattttactgtattttggatcaaataaatgcaggcttgatgaagataattttaaaaaacattaaacatcttttcaaaaacttttcactggTAGTGTAGGTAAGCAAGACTTTTTACTTTACCTCAACAGttaaactgattatttttcttgtttgatTCACAAGAATCTGACAGCTGCTATAAGGAAAATAACAAACTCAACAGCTGAACACATCTGCAGAATCCTTCATACAGCATCAAGTGGACCAAGAAAAGATCTTACACAACCAGATCAAATCAATCATATGGTAGAGCAACAGACTCATATCAAAGATGAGGAACATGTCAAAGGTGGTTCTTCTCATAATTAAACCACGTATTAATGATACTGTAATAGATTAAATAAGACAAATGCATTGTTGTAGGAGGAGACCAGCAAGATTACACCTCAGAGGTTGTGTCGGGAATCCAAGAAAGTTTGAATTGCATCTCATCTGGTGGACATCTTCTTCAGACTGTTGAAGTAACCCACATCCTGCtgtaatttttgtgtttttgaatatACAAATGCTTTAATTTGCTGTATAGCAAACTAACATAGTCCTGTCTTCATCTAGGAAGAGACTGAGTTTAGATTTGAAGAAGCATTTGGCCACGAAGAGGTGCAAGTAGTGTGTCAAACTCCTGCTGTAGATGGTACAGACTCCCTGACATTAATGCAATAGGATTAACATGGTATGATATACAATATCACATCTATAAACATGCCTTGTTCATGTTACAGAATCAACAGAGCCTAGTCCAGAAGAAACTGAATTGGTAGATCATCAAATAGTAGAGCTGAGCACCATTGATCCAAACTCTAAAGATGAATCAAATGACATTTCAGAAGAATTAAACACACTGGATCCACCTGACATTATCGAGACAGAATTGGACATCCCAACAGAAGTGCAACTGGACACAAGCAATGAGCAAAACACATGCATAACCTGCGGAAAGACCTTCACCCACCTCAACAACCTCAGAAGACATGAGCAGAAGTTCCACAGCGGAGAAACACCTCACGCTTGCCACGAATGCGGAGAGCGTTTCGCCTCCAGACGCCTCCTCCAAATCCACCGCAGAGTCCACAAGGTGGAAAAACCTCACAAATGCACGCTCTGCGACAAGGTGTTTCGCTTACCCAACCACTTGAGGAATCACATGACAAGTCACGGTGACGAGAGACCGTTCGCCTGTTCCACATGTGGGAAGAGCTTCACATTACTAAGCATCCTCAGAGCTCATGAGCGAACGCATGGAGGCGAGAAGAACTTTGTCTGCTTGCATTGCGGTTCCCGGTTCCTCACCAAGTCTTACTTGGACTATCACCAgcgagttcacactggagaaaagccatACCTGTGCAAACACTGCGGCAAGAGCTTCGCCCAAAAGGGCAACCTCAAGGCGCACGAAAGGCTTCACACGGGCGAACAGCCCTTCAGATGCGATGAGTGCGGGAAAACCTTCGTACATGCGAACACCTTCAAATCCCACAAGCAGCTCCACACTGGAGTCAAAGCTTTTTGCTGTGAGCTTTGCGGAAAGGGATTTC
The sequence above is a segment of the Labeo rohita strain BAU-BD-2019 chromosome 7, IGBB_LRoh.1.0, whole genome shotgun sequence genome. Coding sequences within it:
- the dusp19b gene encoding dual specificity protein phosphatase 19b, with amino-acid sequence MNSLAQEIQGFSAARLRKQSTRVTTVTGEKLVETRSGDHFHVTHDTERESDDSCGFVQDLSLDLQVGIIRPFLLLSSQDAAHDIDTLKKLKVTHVLNVAYGVENAFPDLFTYKTVTMLDLPETDITSYFPECFQFINEASQQDGVVLVHCNAGVSRSASVVIGFLMCQEKMSFDEAFSAVKAARPYIQPNPGFMNQLKKYNP
- the LOC127168320 gene encoding zinc finger protein OZF isoform X2 → MHVLWIFDDISQSKRQNGNADTDIKMNLTAAIRKITNSTAEHICRILHTASSGPRKDLTQPDQINHMVEQQTHIKDEEHVKGGDQQDYTSEVVSGIQESLNCISSGGHLLQTVEEETEFRFEEAFGHEEVQVVCQTPAVDESTEPSPEETELVDHQIVELSTIDPNSKDESNDISEELNTLDPPDIIETELDIPTEVQLDTSNEQNTCITCGKTFTHLNNLRRHEQKFHSGETPHACHECGERFASRRLLQIHRRVHKVEKPHKCTLCDKVFRLPNHLRNHMTSHGDERPFACSTCGKSFTLLSILRAHERTHGGEKNFVCLHCGSRFLTKSYLDYHQRVHTGEKPYLCKHCGKSFAQKGNLKAHERLHTGEQPFRCDECGKTFVHANTFKSHKQLHTGVKAFCCELCGKGFRRGTHLKTHLLTHSGDKPFSCDICRKTFALKGSLKTHKLTHTGQKSYACNVCNKQFTQASSLAKHKRVHTGEKPHRCENCNKCFSQSSHLKYHSKVCQSGTKSSANSNVEEN
- the LOC127168320 gene encoding zinc finger protein OZF isoform X1 is translated as MSCEGSVQKQVLSIMDSLVTSIVTEICQLDFFQSKRQNGNADTDIKMNLTAAIRKITNSTAEHICRILHTASSGPRKDLTQPDQINHMVEQQTHIKDEEHVKGGDQQDYTSEVVSGIQESLNCISSGGHLLQTVEEETEFRFEEAFGHEEVQVVCQTPAVDESTEPSPEETELVDHQIVELSTIDPNSKDESNDISEELNTLDPPDIIETELDIPTEVQLDTSNEQNTCITCGKTFTHLNNLRRHEQKFHSGETPHACHECGERFASRRLLQIHRRVHKVEKPHKCTLCDKVFRLPNHLRNHMTSHGDERPFACSTCGKSFTLLSILRAHERTHGGEKNFVCLHCGSRFLTKSYLDYHQRVHTGEKPYLCKHCGKSFAQKGNLKAHERLHTGEQPFRCDECGKTFVHANTFKSHKQLHTGVKAFCCELCGKGFRRGTHLKTHLLTHSGDKPFSCDICRKTFALKGSLKTHKLTHTGQKSYACNVCNKQFTQASSLAKHKRVHTGEKPHRCENCNKCFSQSSHLKYHSKVCQSGTKSSANSNVEEN